GAGAGCTGCAGTGTCAATCTGTCCCTGATCCTGTCAATTCCATTCAGCCCTGTCTCTTGTTCCCACGAGGGAGGGGCATTGCTATCCCCAGCTGAGCAATGCCCTGTGGCGCAGGAGCTCACaagctgctggtggtgctggcGGTGGCCGAGCGCAGCGCGACACAAAGTGTGCACGGGCATCACAGCGCTGCCAATAGCAAAAACCCACAGGCTGGGTTCTCTTGAAAGATCTAGAGCTACGAAACATACAAAAGTTGAATTACTACCATAGGGaataaagtaattaaaaaaaacccaaaaccaaaaggGGGAGTCAGCGTGTGAATGTGATAAGAGGACAAAAACCATATGATAGCACCTCTAAGGAAGGGGCAGGGAGAGTAAGAGTGAGATGAGGTCAAAAGGAACCATGTTGTGTGGGAGCCCACAAAGTACTGGAAGAGCTGCTGGGGACAGTCTGTGGAAAGCAAGGAGGAACATGCTGGACTCATGCCAGCAGCATGGCGTCATGGCTTCCAGGTGTCACACCAGGCTGGCCAGCTGTGAGGAGCTCGAACCAAAGGGGAGGGCAAGCAGAGCAGGGTCCTCGGCTGACGATGCCCTGTGGCACACGTGCTCAGCCACAAAAGTGCTGGGCCTGGATTTCTGCAGCCAAGGCCACTGCCGGCAGCTGTACTGATTAAAGACCCCCTTTTCTATCCAGCACTGACCTCCGGCCTTTCCCCAGATCAAGGGGAAACAACAAATCCCTGTTAGCTCTTGGAGGGAGCAGCTGACTGCTCTGGGAAAGGAGCCTCTGAGACCCTGTAAATCCCTCCCAGCCTTCCAAGGCCCCAGCAATGAAGCTCCCTGAAtaggtgggctctgctcccctttcctAGCCCCATTCTCTGTGTATTACAAAACAAATAACCCATCGCTATACAATGTAAATATCTGTGACTGGGCAACTGTAGCAGACGCTTGTGCATACTGAGATCAGCGCTGGAGGACAGGGCAGAAGgttggccccatcctcctgggCTCCTCTGGTGTGGAGGCCCCTTTACATCTCCTTGGTGCTCATTCTCTTGGTCTTCTCGGCCGTGTCCTAGAGAAAGAGAGCACAGAAGTGAAGCTCCGCACTGAGGCAGGAACTGTCAGCACCCTGAAGCCTTTGGAGCATCTGCAGGGAGGGCCAACACTGGCTTATACCGCAGAGCCTTGCACCTGTATTTGTCCCAGCAGGCAACAGAGATCCCTCTTTAACTGTGTTCCCCCATCTACCAGAAGTCTCCAAGTGTCAGAAGCAGAGGGAATCCCTCTAGCAAGGAGAGGTGTAGTGCAAGCCGACCCTCCCAGCTTCATGCTAACCTGATGCTTCTGCAGTTCCTGAACGTATCTAGCCAGATCCTCCTCAGTCAAGTCTTGATCAGGTCGCTGTCTCCGAGCAGGGCCCTTCTCATTCTTCCCTGCAAAAGAAACAGGGTTCAGCATTATCACGAGTTGGAGACGCAAATTTCAGAGGCTGAACCACCTAGAACAGAAAGAGGCAGGTCGGCCACAGCTTTGGAAGGCTTTGTTGGAGGAAGGCACACGATGGCTTCTTAGAATGTGCCCTGTGAGTGCCTGGAACTTTAGACCTTGGGTATCCAGTCTGTCTCCCACGTGATAAGCAATACAACCACACAGAAGAGGCTGCATGTTATTTAAAAGAAGCATCTATAATTAATTCCAACATCTTGGCCTCTTGTATGGAATAAATGGCAGCTCAGTGCTATCCAAGTACAATAACTGATGCCTAATGAAGAGGTAATTAGGCTCAGCAGAGATGAGACTTGCCGATGAATCTGATCTGATTCCTTGGTTCCATTAAGGTTTCATTATCCCTCTAACAATAGCCTCTAACCCCTCTGTTGCTCTGACACGGGTGAGAAGTCAGGAATTGCTGTCCCATTCCATGTTTCTGCCATGGATGCAGGGAACAAAGTAAGGCAGCAAGACTGGGTGTTGCATAGCAACTTTTGAAGGTTGTTTCTCTGGAGGCAACAAAAAGTCTCTCAGTCGGTTGCTTAACCCCCGAGACCTAcccacagctcctctggcaGCTCTATTAGTATTACAGTTATCTTTTCTGAGGCGAGTTCTTGCTGCCACAACCAAGTCTGGGTTGGGTTGACCCTGAAGCCTCTGCTACAGAAGGCCGGATAAACATTAGGGAAAATCTGTCCTTATTTGTTgctgttcctctctgccctacTCTGCCCACGCTACTGGCTATAGATCTGACTTAATATACTGCTGACAGCTCCTGTGcagcactgaaaacaaagctctgttttctggggaggaaggccagaaagcttgCAGTGCAGTACTGGGAGAGTGGACATGTCTCCTTGAAAAGGACCTGATCACTTCCCAAGGCAGAGGAAAGCTGGCTTTCCGTTGGCCCTGGACCAACTGTGAGAAGGCAAAACAGAGACACATTGTTCACAACCGCACCGTGGCTTCTCAGAAATGTTATGTGGCTGTGAAAGTTTAAGAAgggctttcatagaatcatagaatggtaggggttggaagggatctttagagatcatccagtccaactcccctgcagaagcaggtcagcctagatcaggtcgcataggaacatgaaGAACAAACTTGCCTTACTATGAACACCACCTCCCTTCATCTCCACCACCATAATTTTCTTCTATAGTTTTTACAGCTATAAGATAAAGTGCTTTCTTGACGTTACTGGATGAAGTCTTCTACCTCCCCTCTGGGGAAAGACAGGACCTCATCTCCTGCTTTACTGATACCATAAACACAGATAGAGTGAGGATACTGACACACAGGCAGGAAACCTGACTCGCTCACACCTACACAGATGGTTGCACACAGTGACCTATTTGGTCTGTGCGTGCCCCAAGCCAGATGGAGTTGCTCTGGTTGTGAAGATCTGGTGCTGAATTTTTATAACTCCAAGCTCCAAACCCCATGGAGCATTGGCCTCAGCCCAGCAACACACCTTCTGACCTCTGAAACAGACACAGCTTGGGACCGGCTAACAGGGAGCATGGGAGTGTTATGCAGGAGTCACCCATAGAGAAGCTGACAaacagctggagagagagaagaaatctGGATAGCTGGCACCCTTggaaagacagaaagcaaaaccctCTTTTGTGCAACCCCCAAATCAGTGAGGGAAGAGTGTACAGACCGTCACATGTCATGGCAGTGCACACCCAGTTCCCACAGGCGCAGACGCAGCGGttgcactccacctgggtctCTGCTCCGTCCTCGTAGGTTTCATCCTCCAGGGCACACTCTAAGAGAGGCAAAAAAACGAGGGTGGTAAGTTGAGAGATAGAGAGACCAGGCTGAAGACAATGTACTTTGGAGGTGCCTTCAGGGAGAAGAGGTGCAAGGTTTGGGGGCGGCTTCCTTCCTCTAAACCATCACAAGTTTCGTACTGGCTGAATGTGGTGTGCGAGATCAGCCAAAAAATATAATTTGGGAAAGTCAAGCACTTCGTTTTGTTTCCTCAAAAGAACCCATTTCAATTTCTCAGTTCCCAATGAAATCTCAATATTGGGTTTGCTTGAATTTCCTAACTCATTACACATAGAAAAGAACCCACAAAGTGAAAGTTTGGGTTACTCTCAAACAACTCCGGTTCCAAGTGGGGAGAAGTTGGGGAAATTATTTGTGTATTTGTTGTTGCCCTGAGAAACGaagaggaaaaaccccaaagattTCTCATTTCAGCCCAAATTTCTTCTCACATTtctattatatatttatatataagcATGTATAAACATATAAGTTGAGGCCGCCAAAGCATTTAAGGGCTGTATGGTGTTAAAACCAGGTGACGGTGTTTCCTGGGAGCAGCATCCCTAGCTTCCCATTGAAATAGGCAACTGAGGGTTCAACTTCATATTCCCCGGGAAGCACAGCCTTTGGCTGCCACCGCAGTGGGATATTAATCGGGCGCCTTTGGACCAGCACTTCCTGAGGAGACAATTAGCTGAATGGCTAGGCACACCTGGTCAGCACAACACTAAGCTGCTTTCAAGCGAGCTGTGGCACGAAGAGGGATTTGGGAGGATTGTGAACTTTGAGACGTTCATCGGGGAGGCTCTCTGTGTGAAAGGCAGAGCACGGCAGGACTTTGGTCTGGTCTAAGTTATCCAGAAGTGAACTCTTCACATGATTTATCTTTGCACTGTTAAATACATGCCTTGACCTTCCAAGCGTACCATATCCTTTTGACCTACGCCCTTGCTTCTAAAATCCAAGCCTTTTTCACCACAAGAGCTGAGGAAGCTCTAGGACAGAAAAAGGAGTACTTCTGACAGACAGTGCAGGGACTTGGGGTGCAGGCACGTGTCAACATCATCGCTGGGAGTGGAGTTACAGCATCCGATGGATGACCCAAAGCTggtctcttttccttcctcccttcccatGCCCCCTCTGGTTCCCCAATGTAAAACTGAAGAGTTCCTACTTTTCTCAGGTGGGTTGAAGGATGGGCTGAGGCACTTGAGAAATTCACTGAAGCTGAGCTTCCAGTCGGCATTTTCATCTGACAGCTCGATGAGGGCATCTACGCAGAGTCCCCTGAAAGGAAACACAGAGGCACGTTCTGCACAGGGCTGTACCAGTCTGGTCCCCGCTTTATTGGCTTCAGAGTACAGACAAGTAAAACCAGGACTAACTAGGAAGGCTCTGAGATGCCTGACAGAAGTGGCTTCTGTAAGGAAACCTCATTGGatacagacaaaacaaaaacagtcaCAAAATATTGTCTGCCTGGCGAAGGGCTGGGAAGGCGCAGGAGGATATTCAGAACAGCAGGAATAGGACCCCGTTGACAGCCAGGTGctgtggcaggagcagagaTGTGAGCACAGCCTAACCACAAGCAGTCTGTTCTCTTCATCGTGAGGCACGCAGTGGCACACATGCAGAAAAAGGGAAACCTCTCAAACTGCTTTCCCACGTGACGCACCAGCTCTAACTGCTGGCTGCCCAACATAAGCTCCATTGTCCCACCATCTTCCTTGCAGTGGATCTAGCTATCAGGTAAAAGGTGACTCAAGTCCACTGGAAAGCTCATTTatcaggaaattaaaaagaagggaaattttCTGTCATCTAGCTCACTTTTTGGCTGCACACCTACTAGATTTAAGGCCAAAGAGGGCTGGAATACATGCCTAATGTGAAAGGTAGGGTGCTCCTTTTGGTGGTATCCACACCTAATGGAGAAGCCACTTCATACACAGTTATCTTTGTTAGTGCAAGCCCTAACTGCTATCTTCCATGAGTGGATTTTCCTGCCCCCTTCTACCACACCTGGCTCCCCGGCCCTCCTTCTGGCATCTTATCCACCGCCCACCTGAGCAGCTTGTTGGTCTCCTGGTCCATGTAGGTGGTGATGTTGACAGCAGTCTCATTCTGCTCCACAAACTTCAGGAATTCAGTGGAGTCCAAGCGAGAATCACCATCATCAAAACTCTGGAGGGAAAGGCAGGAAGATGTGAGAGgcatttttttaagctttagTGAAACAGGTTGCGTCATCCCTGCTTTGCACAAAGAACACAGgctcagagaaaagcagcagcacatccaCACTAGCATCAGAACTGGAGGACATGATCCAAGCTTTCTTTTCACCGATAAGCAACACCGCCTCTCATTCACCTCCTGCTGCTTGATTTATGACTCTAACCCCATTTCTTCCCTTTGTTCTAGCCAGCTCTTAGCCTTCTTATATACCTCCTGCCTTAAAGCAGACCAGTTGCATTCAAGGAGGTGTCAGCTTTCCAATATGTATAAATCCAAAGCCGTGCCTGGACCCTGACAGTGACAAAAGGGAAAATCACAAGAAGTAATTTTCTGCTGATCCCAAAAAAGgaacaatttaatgcaatagCACAACACCTCGCCACCAACTTTGTAAGGTCCTGGCACTGAAAGTCAGCATTCTCAGCTCTGAAATCCTGGCTGTACTCCCAAAGAAGTAATTGCATTCTGCCTTCCTGTTTGGAGATGTCACATCACAGTGCTGGGCACTCGGCAGTAAGTGCTGTGCCCCCTCAGAGACAGCTGCATTGCAGTGAGGGGAAAATGAATTCTGCGCACAGACCGCTCCTGGCTCAGTTTTGCCGTGTGGCTTGGGGCAGGTCACTGTGCCTCCTCATGCAGTGCTTCCAGGAATGCTGGAAGAGACACTGCCTATTGTTAGCTCTGTGTGGCTCAGGAGAAACTTGTAGGCCTGGGAAAATGACTCTGCACGCTGCAGTCTGTGTAACTGCTCTGCTAACGTTTCAACTTCTACTAGACTCCAGCCTCTCGTCCTGCTGTTTCTCGTGAAAGTGGCCACAGTTCTCTTAATGACTCAGACTCAGTTAACTGAGTCTTCTTGCCTTTCAGTGCTATGGTCTGCATTTATGTGTTCCCCCAGAGAGCCTCCAAAACAGAGCAGCTTTCCACTATTGGCCTTACTCCTCTTGAAATAACGTCCTTCAAGGTCACGGCCTGCCTGACAAACAACCCAGGTCCCAGTGATCCATGCAAGTCACCCTTCCAGGAGGGAAACAGCTGAATGCCACACCTACAAACCTCCACATgtaggagaaaagggaaaaaaaaaaaaagcttcctaTCATCCTTGTCTCCAGTGTTTACTACCTGCAGGGCAGGTGCCAGGCCATTTGCAGGGCAAGCATGCAGAGAGACCCACAGGTGGGCACAGGTGGGCAGAATTCCTCCAGTGTCAGCAGATGGTGATGCACATTTGTGTGGCTGAGCCCATTTAGTTTGCTTTGCATAGATTTTATCCCAAGTTGCTCTGAATTCtgctttaaattatttcaaagctTAAAGGGCTGTCGATATGGTGGATTATCACCTGTCAGAGAAGGACATTCAGCCTTTGGCCTAAGAAAAGGTATGGCTTTGTCATGGAAACTTTCACCCACTTGTGCCTAAGATCAGTGCTCCAGAAGAATGGAGACAGTAAAGAGTACATGAGTGTTTGcctctgagctgcagctggctgaCAGGCATAGGCTGGAGGGTGATagggctgtgcagcagcagcggAGTAAGCTTGTGGCTAGCTCATGCCTTTCAGCAAAGCCCACAGCCTGGGGAGATTCTCTGCAAAGGTGGATGGGGACAGCACATTTTCAGGGGGAGGGACTGAgtagctctgctctgcagcactaCTGCAGCTTTTGGGTGCTGGTGAGGGGGAACGAATGCCTGAGGCAGTAGGCCATGAGTGggtttccagagaaggaacaGCATTCATGGCTACAAAGGCCTTGATGATGCTCTCTGGAGCGCAGGGAGCAGCTCCTCTGTCTCACCAGGGGCTGCCATTGCCATGGCAAATTTGCTTGCAGCGCTAACTCCTGTCAGGCACCATTAATCTCTCGCTGTCAACAGCTTATGATTTAAACACTCTCCCCTCTTTCCCCacctgctcctccagctccatCCTGAATGCTTTGAAGTCTTTATCAGGAGCTGGGCATGAGGGGGAGGGATGAAGCAGTGCATGTGGCAGGAGCATGGGAGAAGCGTGTGATCTGCTGGTTAGAGAAGGAGTGGGGATGGGCTGAGGGGCAGACTgacagggaggagggaagaggaatgGAATTATTTGCCGGGCCCGAGATTCGCTCTCTTTCTGCAGGGCACTAGGGAATTACCAGCTCTTGGCCACAACTAGGCTATGCTCCTTGCAAGTAAATATTCCATTTGAAGACCCCAGTGCCCCCTATCCCCAGCTCTCATCATGGCTGTGGGACTGTCTGGAACAAAGGACCATCAGCCCCTCCTCTGGCTTCCTGCTCTTTCTACCTGCATTTCCAGCACTTTCACCCATATTTTCTCCTCTGGCTATCTTTTGTCCCCTGAGATCAGTTCTGTTCCCTGCCACAATCACACCTGGCTTGccctcttcctttttcccagGGCAGGTCAGATACTCAGGGATGCTCCAGGTCTGGGCTATCCCACAGCCACCTCAGTGTGTCTATCAGCAGCTGACATATCACACTGTTGGACCTCCCAGACCTCCTTGACCCTCAGCTTCAGGGGCCCATCACACGTTGGAGCCTCTTAGCCGAGGACATGGCAGCCACTCCACAGCAACAGGGCAATTCTCTGGCCTCTGAGGCAGGCACTGCTCTACTTGCCTTGAAATACTTGTCCAGGACTTCGCTGTAGTTGCTGCCCTTGGAAAACCATCCATCTGGGATAATCTCAGCTTCCAGCCACTGGATGACACGGCGACGAAGCTCGTCCCTGTCCGACTGGTAGCAGACAACTGTAACAGGAGAAGGTGTGGTGGAAGAAAACGCCAGGATGAGAGGGATGAGGTTGTCagggagactgaggagagagaagtggaaATAAAAGGCAGCCAGGCCGTCAGCCCTGACGGCAGTTTGCAGGCCCCTCTGTCCTTGGAGATGCACCACTGCCAGATCAAAGCAGAGGTGCCACGTGCTGAACGGcagatgggctgtgggtgaCACCATGTGGCAAGGACAGAAAACGACACTCCTGCCaaagctctgctgccttcccaTTCCTTGCAGAGGAATAACCCGGAGCTGACCCATCTTGGCTTGAAGAGTCCTCCAGACTGAGGGAAGAAGTGTCCCCGGGCTTCCCTGTGCGGAACAGGCATTCGGCCAGCATCCCTCTAGTACCAAAGCCTCTGTCCTTTCCAAGGGTGAGGATTAGACTTAACAAGCCTTTCCATCACTGTCCCCAAGACTTGAACTTTAGGGCCTGCTATTTCagaagattttgtttctttgaagcCCACAAAGCCTGACTTGTCCACTCCAATTGGAATGAGAAGGGGCCATGTTGGGTTTGTTCACAGTGCTCTCCACAGTCACAAGTTTCTCTAGGTGGGTATCGCTTTCTGTGCTAGTACCAAACCATGCATTTAGAAGCAAAACTGAAAGCCGAGATCTTCTGGCTTCTGGCAGTTGGCACACCTGCTCAGATGTCAATGGAGCCAGAAGGGGAATTGGTGTGCGTTTGTGTCACTTACACACACTAAGGCTCTCCTTCTGAATCCAGCAACTACAATCACAACCAGATggacagaggaaagaaaccCAAACTGACCCATTAAGGATTCTGCATGTTTAATTTTAGGCTTCCTTAAAACTGCTTAAAGATGGTGGCCATGCTCTGACATGGTCCTTTCCCTGAAGCTTGTATGAGGGTTTGCTCTCATTTGTCCTAGGATGTTGTGGTTGATGATCAGACAGCTCCAGTTAGAGGCCATGGATGGGAAAAGGGTCCCTTGATGAAGCACAGGCCATGGCCCCAAAATACGTAGTCCTTAAGTACACTTGGCAATGCATAAAGAGAGAATCCAGGAATGAGGAATCAAAGAGAATTAGCaaaaatcatttaggttggaaaagaccttttaagatcatcttGTTGGCTCTTCAGCTGCATCTCCTGAGTCCCCTGACAATGCCCCACTCATCATGCAGTGCTGCCTCTCTGCCTCTGTCCCTATTGGTTAACCACTCCTAAAGCAAGTCTCCTTTTCAAAGAGCACTCTGGAGTTGGTGACAATAGCTCCACAGTTATTGTGTCTTTGATCCTCAGTGAACTAGGTAATATCGAGATTCTCTCAGTCTGGGTGATAAGCACAGCTTGTGTCCCTAGGGGCAAACTGGGTTTCATTGCACCTTGTCCATGCGAGTCTCTTGAGACATCACAGCACAGTGAAAAGCCCAAGAGATGTATGAACTCTCAAAGGTAACCCAGGAGTAAAGAGCTGGGCAATCATATTTCAGATAATTTATGAACTTGGACTCTGCTACAGCCAGTGCAGAGGTATGACTTTTACACAGAGCCGTGCAACTTCCCCAGCAGACTTTCTTCCCCATCTCTTTTCCCAAATGCTTATAGAACCCCAGCCAGAAAGGAGGTGGCTTCTCACCTGGATTTGCAGCTGGATTCTCAGACTTCTTCTCTGTTAATGGAAAGACAGAAGAGGACATTTGTGATGCAACATGAAGCAATATGAACCTCTTCCCACCTTTGGCACTGCTTGGGCAAGAGCAAAGGAACCTCGGAATCTTTGGAAACTTGAGGGTCACATATATGATTATGGGATTgagagtcctgactgataataagctaaatatgagccagcaatgtgccctcatggccaagaaggccaatggcatcttgggatacatcaagaagagtgtggccagcaggttaaggaaggttcttctccccctctactctgccctggtgaggcctcatctggagtcctgtgtccagttctgggctcctcagctcaagagggacagggaactgctggagagagtccagcacagggccaccaagatgatcaggggactggagcatctttcatatgaggaaaggctgcaagatctgggactgtttagtctggagacaGGAGAttgaggctgcccagggaggatgtggaatctccttccttggaggtcttcaagacccgcctggacatgttcctatgcgacctgatctaggtgaccctgcttctgcaggggggttggattagatgatctctaaaggtcccttccaacccctaccattctatgattctgtgatctgtcaCCCTGTGGGGAAGCTGAGGACTCTTTAGCCTAACAAAGAAGAGGCTCAGGGGTAATCTCATCAATGTTTATAAATCTGATGGGAGGGAATGAAGAAGGCTGAGGCAGACTCTTCTCCATAGTGTCCAGTGATGGGGCAAGAGGCAGCAGGTACACTTAAATACATGAAACTCTGTACATAAGGACACACTTTTAAATCTGTGGAGTTGGTGGAATTAAATAGACCTACCCTTTGCTCCTGAAATTCTTGAAGTTCTTTATTAACATGGATGGTAGTATGGCTTTGAGAGTCTGACCTTTCAGATCGAGATATCTGCCTGCCTGAATCCATGAGCTCAGAGACGCAAGAAGGAGCAAGAAGTTGTCCTGCTCTCCAGAGCATCCCCCTCCCAGCAACCCAGAAAGCCAATAGCTCCAAGATCCCACCACAGCCAAGGTGTCAGGGTTCTGAGTGCGCTAATGAGAGCCTTGATGGCCCTGCCAGTCTCACCTAGAGCTCCACACTCTCTACACATGAGCCCAGAGGCTCCATTTCAGCTGAAGTCTCAGCCTTTTCCTGGGATTATCTTGTGGTTATGCCAGTCTCCAGCTCTGTTGCAACTGTTCTCATAACTGCCATAGACTCAGTTGATCTAGGCCCTGACCTGGTGACTATCTTCCCACCTTGATCTCAACCCTGTTACAGATTGCATCGCTGTGCGCTTGGCTAGCAATTGCTGGCCTGTGTCTGATTCTGGTTACCATCACCAGACCCAACCTGGTAGCTTGTCTTCAGACCCATTTCACCATCACAAACCTGCCTGGTCATCTGGACTCTTGGCTGAACCTCCCATGCTTGCCTTGTTTACCCCACTCAGTAACTGTGGGACAAGGTCCTGGCTGGTAAGGCCTCTGCCTTACCTTGTTATCACATTTGCCTTCCAACTCTCCACCACTCGGGTGTAGCCAGCCCTCATTGCCAGGATTACCTTTACAGTGGCCATCGTAATCCACCTGGATCTTGGAGCCGGTGAGACAGGCATCACGGTGCAGCTCACAGTGGTTCAGATATGTCTTGCCATTGCTACCACACACAGGCCTCTTGTGAGGTTTGCATTGCTGTGAGAGAGTCAGAGAAGACAGCATTTTACCTGCCTCTTTGGGACAGCAAGAGCGAGGCACGTGcatcccagcaccagcccagttCAACACAAGCCCTTGGCACAGCCCCCTTGGACCAAAAGGTGTTTGAAATGGGTTGAAACCACCCATCATCAGCCTAAAAAAACCTGCACTGAGAAGTCTGTGGGTATGGGTTCAAAGGCTTCACTTTATCCCAGCCTCCATCCCCACCTCCTgaaagcagagcacagcagagaaaccaGTGCTTGGCAGAAATACTGAGTGTAATATCCTGCAACTGCTGCTCTATGTGCCATGGACATGGCTGCCCGGAGGCATTTCTGTCAATCTCTTCTGTGCacctctgcttcctctgctctgttgcATCTCTTTGTAGACTCTGCTCCACCCTTTTGCAACTGTATGCAGAATAAAGCCATCAGCCAGGAGTAAACAGCATAGgctgcagcagaaaaacagtTCACCAGTTCCACTGTTTGGACTAGTGCTTTCCATCTCTCATTGCCCTCAGTCTGGCTGAGGCTACCCAGAGTTTCATTCTCCAGTGCCTGGGCTGGCTTTGTCAGCACTGCGGGCTCTGAGGGAAGTGGGAACAAAAGGCCACATGCCCACTCCCGGGAGCCAGGCAGGAATGGTTTGAAAGTACAGGGCAGAGCAAAGTAGGGTGACACTGAGTCTCTACAGCTGGGAAAGACTCTTCTAATCATCTCTAGCTCCCTGCTGGATAAAGCTATTCATCCTCACAGCACTCTGCTacaattatttccattttacaaAAGCTGATTTTTAGTAGGGTGCTTGTAAACCTCCTCAAACCAGATGCCAGTGAGGGCAGGCTGTCTTGGAGCTTGCAGACCACTCCCTAGAGCGCTCTCCAAAGCCAGCTGCATATCAATACCCTACTGGGCTTTCCCAACAAAAGATCTCCAGCCAAGTCTCCTTCCATGTGTATAGACCCTAGGCAGTTGtgtgagcagcacagctgcaaGCCTCAGACAATATCTACCCTACAGGGCTCTTCCCCCATAGCACACTGGGAAAGGCCCTGC
Above is a window of Colius striatus isolate bColStr4 chromosome 1, bColStr4.1.hap1, whole genome shotgun sequence DNA encoding:
- the FSTL1 gene encoding follistatin-related protein 1 codes for the protein MIWKTLPLLCALMAVARLRAEEEPRSKSKICANVFCGAGRECAVTEKGEPTCLCIEQCKPHKRPVCGSNGKTYLNHCELHRDACLTGSKIQVDYDGHCKEKKSENPAANPVVCYQSDRDELRRRVIQWLEAEIIPDGWFSKGSNYSEVLDKYFKSFDDGDSRLDSTEFLKFVEQNETAVNITTYMDQETNKLLRGLCVDALIELSDENADWKLSFSEFLKCLSPSFNPPEKKCALEDETYEDGAETQVECNRCVCACGNWVCTAMTCDGKNEKGPARRQRPDQDLTEEDLARYVQELQKHQDTAEKTKRMSTKEM